A single window of Pseudarthrobacter psychrotolerans DNA harbors:
- a CDS encoding FAD-dependent oxidoreductase: MATARIDADTRILIIGAGVVGAALADDLTRHGMKSVTVVDQGPLYRTGGSSSHAPGFAFQTTGSSVMSELARRTLDKLDGLTLDGQWILKRVGGLELACDGERLEYLHRRHNLAQSWAVPSRIVSPEECGKLFPGLDSSAVLGGLHTPTDGVVKALRAVEWQARRAIANGARFYGHTEVTGFRMERGRVTGVDVGRTPPVPGNPSKGDQLPEGTSFLEADIVVVCAGLWGPGLGKLLGLELPMVPMEHCSASTDALPSLAGFSDEEEIDQPMVRHQATGSYFRQGGERILWGTYEHRVIPVDQSQIASPEDFARTQIEPAIHPLTWNDAKDGWNELRRLFPEANSCEPAEGYNGIFSFTPDGNPLLGEVPGIRGLWLGESVWLTQSAGVAGVLADWIVTGDPGVDTTSLDFRRFDQAHLTRSASIARASENYDEVYDISHPRNQTMQLRKFATTPFYVRQEALKAEFGTSQGGWERPLWYGTTKANQPAVPRDAWGTYGWSPSISAEARQAANGVGLVDRGAVSVFEVRGEDAGKHLDEILGSAVTLQVNGSAHAHLKSPSGGMAAVLTVLRTADDSFLVIGSSPEDVWHLRRKTPHSDTVTVSDLSSATTALALIGPDAATVLGSVTRGAAPAANSPETPVLDVGGVPARVVAETASGLGGWTLYTATEHGLYLWDLLVEAGAQHGIALVGDEAFTALRIANGVPAFGVEYGPRDNAFEAGLAGPSTDEGARPGHRLLVRLRMRSDLHAVVPGEPVSKDGCVVGFITSSAEDPASGHFLAFAWVDPEVAAVGAEVEISHLDQRWAACVERSR; the protein is encoded by the coding sequence GTGGCCACCGCCCGAATTGACGCAGACACCCGTATCCTCATCATTGGCGCCGGCGTCGTTGGTGCAGCGCTGGCCGACGATCTGACCCGGCACGGCATGAAGTCCGTAACAGTGGTGGACCAAGGTCCCCTGTACCGGACTGGTGGGTCCTCATCCCATGCCCCTGGCTTCGCGTTCCAGACGACAGGTTCGTCGGTGATGTCCGAACTGGCCCGGCGAACACTCGACAAGCTGGACGGGCTGACATTGGATGGCCAGTGGATCCTCAAGCGGGTGGGCGGTCTCGAACTGGCTTGTGACGGGGAACGGCTGGAGTACCTGCATCGCCGGCACAACCTCGCCCAGTCATGGGCCGTCCCGTCCCGGATCGTGTCCCCTGAAGAGTGCGGGAAGCTGTTCCCGGGCCTCGACAGTTCCGCCGTGCTCGGCGGACTGCACACGCCAACGGACGGAGTGGTCAAGGCCCTACGCGCCGTCGAATGGCAGGCCCGTCGTGCCATTGCGAACGGGGCACGTTTTTATGGCCATACTGAGGTTACGGGGTTCCGTATGGAACGTGGACGCGTGACCGGCGTCGACGTCGGACGCACGCCGCCCGTGCCGGGCAACCCCTCCAAGGGTGACCAGCTTCCAGAAGGGACGTCCTTCCTGGAAGCCGATATCGTCGTCGTATGCGCCGGGCTCTGGGGCCCCGGGCTTGGCAAACTGCTGGGCCTGGAGCTTCCCATGGTCCCCATGGAGCACTGCTCCGCCTCCACCGACGCCCTGCCGTCGCTTGCCGGCTTCAGTGACGAGGAAGAGATCGACCAGCCCATGGTGCGGCACCAGGCCACCGGTTCCTACTTCCGCCAGGGCGGAGAGCGAATTCTGTGGGGAACCTACGAGCACCGCGTCATCCCCGTGGACCAGTCCCAGATCGCTTCCCCTGAGGACTTTGCCAGAACGCAGATTGAACCAGCCATCCATCCCCTGACGTGGAACGACGCCAAGGACGGGTGGAACGAACTGAGGCGGCTGTTCCCGGAGGCGAACAGCTGCGAACCAGCAGAGGGATACAACGGAATCTTCTCGTTCACTCCGGACGGCAACCCGCTCCTCGGGGAGGTCCCGGGCATCAGGGGACTTTGGCTGGGCGAATCCGTGTGGCTGACCCAATCCGCAGGCGTGGCCGGCGTCCTGGCTGACTGGATTGTGACCGGAGATCCCGGCGTTGACACGACGAGCCTCGACTTCCGTCGCTTCGATCAAGCACACCTGACGCGCAGCGCCAGCATTGCGCGGGCCAGCGAGAACTACGACGAGGTCTACGACATCAGCCACCCGCGCAACCAGACGATGCAACTGAGGAAGTTCGCCACAACGCCCTTCTATGTTCGGCAGGAAGCCCTGAAGGCAGAGTTCGGGACTTCACAGGGCGGCTGGGAGCGTCCCCTGTGGTACGGCACTACCAAGGCGAATCAGCCAGCAGTGCCGCGGGACGCATGGGGGACGTACGGATGGTCTCCGTCCATTTCTGCCGAGGCGCGCCAGGCCGCAAACGGCGTTGGGCTCGTCGACAGGGGAGCGGTCAGCGTCTTCGAAGTCCGCGGTGAGGATGCCGGGAAGCATCTGGATGAAATCCTCGGCTCAGCTGTAACTTTGCAGGTCAACGGTTCAGCACACGCCCACCTGAAGAGTCCGTCCGGGGGTATGGCAGCTGTTCTGACAGTTTTGCGGACTGCTGACGACTCATTTCTCGTCATCGGCAGCAGCCCCGAGGACGTCTGGCATCTCCGCCGGAAGACTCCGCACTCTGACACGGTCACCGTTTCCGATTTGTCGTCAGCAACAACCGCGTTGGCGCTGATCGGTCCGGATGCAGCAACAGTTCTCGGTTCGGTCACGCGCGGTGCCGCCCCCGCGGCGAACTCACCCGAGACGCCAGTGCTCGACGTCGGAGGCGTTCCGGCCCGCGTCGTGGCAGAAACCGCCTCAGGTCTGGGCGGCTGGACACTTTATACGGCCACAGAGCACGGCCTCTACCTCTGGGATCTCCTCGTTGAGGCCGGTGCGCAGCATGGGATTGCTCTCGTCGGCGACGAAGCATTCACAGCGCTGCGGATTGCCAACGGAGTGCCTGCATTCGGTGTTGAGTACGGCCCCCGGGACAACGCCTTTGAAGCTGGCCTTGCCGGTCCTTCCACCGATGAGGGCGCACGTCCTGGGCACCGACTGCTCGTGCGCCTGAGAATGCGCAGCGATCTCCACGCCGTCGTCCCGGGTGAACCGGTGTCGAAGGACGGCTGCGTGGTCGGGTTCATCACAAGTTCCGCCGAGGACCCCGCCTCAGGTCATTTCCTCGCTTTCGCCTGGGTCGACCCGGAAGTCGCGGCGGTGGGCGCTGAAGTGGAGATATCACACCTCGACCAGCGTTGGGCGGCGTGCGTCGAGCGTTCCCGCTAA
- a CDS encoding Ldh family oxidoreductase translates to MLQPVAVVERLCIQAAQEAGAAEAAAAALADAIIHAELRGRSSVGVSHLFDYLAGLESGAINGAAVPLISVRGGIIACDAGKGIPHTGFLEAVDTILDVAGTHGCAVFLQNNSYTCGELGYFTDRLAEAGLVSLAAANSPALMAVGSSGRRVLGTNPISFAAPTGAQQPFLIDQASTETAFVAVREAAAAGRAIPAGWAVDSQGEPTTDSRAAVEGSLLPYGGHKGANMALVAEVLAGLAGGLWSVDAPSFTEGSASPEIGMTVLAINPRFADAAFPLRLGAHLDRLSRDYQVRIPGRRPEGTAGKGELEIDSGLFEKLQSAAQKNTNRKSGQA, encoded by the coding sequence ATGCTCCAGCCAGTCGCCGTCGTCGAACGTTTGTGCATCCAGGCTGCGCAGGAAGCCGGCGCTGCTGAGGCCGCTGCGGCGGCGCTGGCCGATGCCATCATCCACGCGGAGCTGCGTGGCCGCAGCTCCGTCGGTGTTTCGCACCTCTTCGACTACCTTGCCGGGCTGGAATCAGGTGCCATCAACGGGGCGGCGGTGCCGCTCATCTCAGTCCGGGGCGGAATCATCGCCTGCGATGCCGGCAAAGGCATCCCTCACACCGGGTTTCTCGAGGCTGTCGACACAATCCTGGATGTGGCCGGCACCCATGGCTGCGCCGTCTTCCTGCAGAACAATTCGTACACTTGCGGTGAGCTCGGCTATTTCACGGACCGCCTGGCCGAAGCCGGACTGGTCTCTCTTGCCGCGGCAAATTCCCCCGCCCTGATGGCAGTGGGTTCCAGCGGGCGACGGGTTCTGGGGACAAACCCGATATCTTTCGCCGCCCCCACCGGTGCCCAGCAGCCTTTCCTCATCGACCAGGCATCAACTGAGACAGCATTCGTAGCCGTCCGCGAGGCGGCGGCGGCCGGAAGGGCAATACCAGCCGGGTGGGCTGTCGATTCCCAGGGTGAGCCGACCACAGATTCCCGTGCCGCCGTCGAAGGTTCCCTTTTGCCCTACGGAGGCCACAAAGGCGCCAACATGGCGCTCGTAGCAGAGGTGCTGGCCGGACTGGCAGGCGGACTCTGGTCGGTCGATGCGCCGTCATTCACCGAAGGAAGTGCAAGCCCCGAAATTGGCATGACTGTCCTGGCCATTAATCCGCGCTTCGCCGATGCGGCTTTCCCGCTAAGGCTTGGCGCACATTTGGACCGGCTATCCCGGGACTACCAGGTACGGATCCCGGGACGGCGCCCGGAGGGCACAGCAGGCAAAGGCGAATTGGAGATCGATAGCGGGCTGTTCGAGAAACTTCAGTCCGCCGCGCAGAAAAACACGAACAGAAAGTCGGGACAAGCATGA
- a CDS encoding NAD(P)/FAD-dependent oxidoreductase — MNDIHDVVVVGAGPAGLGLAYDLRDLDLDIQVLEADDDIGGRTRSLQLAGATVNTGAMFIYRGTRAEALAKELGQETLPFHPATYGVHIDGVTSVAGSTAEVVERLPLPLESKDALVDFMEGLESEYRANVSGGTITAKAAGLEHETVAARLEGLPGPARSIIESAVRGGAVGDAAQLSAKYALRYLASYIAHECDNRLYPVNGMQALPRALAANAGARTSIATGMCVHSVRLRDDLVEVTAGDGERQRVFLARHVVVTVPAPQVAGLCHDLPRWKVEALRAAETPGSTTLTIAANIEGLPKFADWSFVSTVGKKFDAIINPQPGVLPADGIVRFTCYGNSAGFVPGIESDEQQIQRWIEDFLEVAPELQGRIVGSVATTWEHCFSVLSPKRNDALPELQRSIGNLHFAGDYTSETAGSHGAYGEASRVAQLLREAFGEGPTSPSHRGLLASG, encoded by the coding sequence ATGAACGACATACACGATGTCGTGGTGGTCGGGGCGGGACCGGCGGGGCTGGGACTCGCATACGATCTCCGCGACCTGGATCTGGACATTCAGGTACTGGAAGCCGACGACGACATTGGCGGACGGACGCGGAGCCTCCAACTCGCCGGCGCCACTGTCAACACGGGTGCCATGTTCATCTACCGCGGAACGCGCGCCGAAGCGCTGGCGAAGGAACTGGGACAGGAAACCTTGCCGTTCCATCCGGCTACCTATGGTGTGCATATTGACGGCGTTACCTCCGTTGCGGGTTCCACCGCCGAAGTCGTCGAACGCCTACCGCTGCCTCTTGAGTCCAAGGACGCGCTGGTCGATTTCATGGAAGGACTGGAGAGTGAGTACAGGGCAAATGTGTCGGGCGGAACCATCACCGCCAAGGCCGCGGGCCTGGAGCATGAAACCGTTGCCGCCAGGCTGGAAGGGCTCCCAGGGCCTGCCCGGAGCATCATTGAATCAGCGGTCCGGGGCGGTGCGGTGGGGGATGCGGCCCAACTGTCGGCCAAGTATGCTCTCCGCTATCTCGCTAGCTACATCGCCCACGAATGCGACAACCGCCTCTACCCGGTGAACGGCATGCAGGCCCTTCCGCGCGCCCTCGCCGCCAATGCCGGCGCCCGGACCTCCATTGCTACAGGCATGTGCGTCCACAGTGTGCGGCTACGGGATGATCTGGTTGAAGTTACTGCCGGTGACGGAGAGCGGCAGCGGGTGTTTCTCGCCCGCCACGTTGTGGTGACGGTGCCCGCTCCGCAGGTGGCAGGCCTGTGCCACGACCTGCCCCGCTGGAAGGTTGAGGCCCTGAGGGCGGCCGAGACGCCGGGCAGCACGACGCTCACCATTGCCGCCAACATAGAGGGCCTGCCGAAGTTCGCGGACTGGTCCTTCGTTTCGACTGTGGGTAAGAAGTTTGACGCCATCATCAATCCGCAGCCCGGAGTTCTGCCGGCCGACGGAATCGTCAGGTTCACGTGCTACGGAAACTCGGCAGGATTCGTCCCGGGAATCGAAAGCGACGAACAGCAGATACAGCGGTGGATCGAAGATTTCCTCGAGGTCGCGCCGGAGCTCCAAGGCCGGATTGTCGGGTCAGTGGCCACCACCTGGGAGCACTGCTTCTCCGTGCTGTCCCCGAAGCGAAACGACGCTTTGCCCGAGCTCCAACGCAGTATCGGCAATCTGCATTTCGCGGGGGACTACACCTCGGAGACGGCAGGTTCGCATGGTGCGTACGGGGAAGCCAGTCGTGTGGCGCAGTTGTTGCGAGAAGCCTTCGGGGAAGGGCCCACAAGCCCGTCCCACCGGGGACTATTAGCGTCTGGCTAA